A window from Primulina huaijiensis isolate GDHJ02 chromosome 13, ASM1229523v2, whole genome shotgun sequence encodes these proteins:
- the LOC140991686 gene encoding uncharacterized protein, with protein sequence MSNDTNVMNEFLNCVEIIFSTDEDMQSTIANDELLKYKSKSGNFGRKMVVTTYEKVDVYHDFDPVGWWSNYGCDTPNLQKMAMRFLYLTSSSSGCKRNWIHTKKRNMLETSRLNDLVYVKFNANLMKKKSKREIGGDLLLSSQASEAQGWLVDDGDEDEVE encoded by the exons ATGTCAAATGACACAAATGTTATGAATGAGTTTCTGAATTGTGTTGAGATAATTTTTTCCACTGACGAGGATATGCAATCTACCATTGCTAATGATGAATTGTTGAAGTATAAGAGTAAATCTGGAAACTTTGGAAGAAAAATGGTGGTCACAACATATGAGAAGGTGGATGTGTACCATGACTTTGATCCGG TTGGATGGTGGTCCAATTATGGCTGTGACACTCCAAACTTACAAAAAATGGCAATGAGATTTCTCTATTTGACAAGTAGTTCATCGGGGTGTAAAAGAAATTGG ATACATACTAAGAAGAGGAACATGCTTGAGACATCAAGATTGAATGATCTTGTATATGTCAAATTCAATGCCAATCTTATGAAGAAGAAGAGTAAAAGAGAAATTGGTGGAGATTTGCTTCTATCCTCTCAAGCTAGTGAAGCTCAAGGTTGGCTTGTTGATGATGGTGATGAAGATGAGGTCGAGTAG
- the LOC140990946 gene encoding protein PHYTOCHROME KINASE SUBSTRATE 4-like → MASATLLKNFNYNSPQQPMFNIIEAPLNFTSFAQNNSPFKDLSFSSYLKPKDKQNETNSPIDDTEISIFDAQKYFSETNDSKSYQKKKIQQKQKEVSEQDSVSIQRQSSVNSSADGYGKNFRSRSFKTTPTASSEASWNSQTGLLANPPGSVGVSLKNFEIDGSKKRNSSGKKWFLSPKSCCIGKKSVQVKETTSENENPGPVLIKEDAENISNMDSIIHKGPNPGKYLASIQAPRQHRVSASGRPFLDGVGPFSFPILNPSNQGNKPGLKDIVKKPNVSVLEDQPRKSLEVFQAMLELSSALRPDHNSMLNRGQFKIPGSPIARVTNMDDDVGSDASSDLFEIESLSTPTSYPMYRRRDSLEESAPPTFSAKRFSSGHGITINNSSVQFDTRSFDEPPTPSVAATECYAPSEVSIDWSVTTAEGFDKASVTNFSVSASEIGNVDFLRETMQQHQLEEGVCGDAGKRKGNGGLLLMGCRQEKAVSVGPQPVKCVAEGPPIFPLHVGGRPPRAHKTTGVAGGGSNAARLSLAFAA, encoded by the coding sequence ATGGCTTCAGCAACTTTACTAAAGAATTTCAATTACAATTCACCCCAACAGCCCATGTTTAATATTATAGAAGCTCCGCTTAATTTCACGTCTTTTGCTCAGAATAATTCTCCATTCAAAGATTTATCCTTCTCATCTTACCTCAAGCCCAAGGATAAACAAAATGAGACTAATTCCCCTATTGATGACACGGAAATAAGTATTTTTGATGCGCAGAAGTATTTCAGCGAGACCAATGACTCGAAAAGCTACCAGAAGAAAAAGATTCAGCAGAAGCAGAAAGAGGTATCTGAACAAGATTCGGTATCGATTCAAAGGCAGTCATCTGTGAATTCTTCTGCCGATGGATATGGCAAGAATTTTAGATCAAGATCGTTTAAGACGACGCCTACAGCTTCATCAGAGGCGAGCTGGAACAGCCAAACGGGGCTCTTGGCGAATCCTCCGGGTTCGGTTGGCGTCTCGTTGAAGAATTTCGAGATAGATGGATCCAAGAAACGAAACTCGTCCGGGAAAAAGTGGTTCTTGAGCCCGAAAAGCTGCTGCATTGGGAAAAAATCTGTCCAGGTTAAGGAAACAACATCGGAGAACGAGAATCCAGGGCCTGTTTTGATCAAAGAAGATGCTGAAAACATCAGTAACATGGATTCAATTATCCACAAGGGTCCGAACCCTGGGAAATATCTTGCATCAATCCAAGCACCACGTCAGCACCGCGTTTCGGCATCGGGCAGGCCTTTTCTCGATGGAGTAGGACCTTTCTCGTTTCCGATTTTGAACCCTTCGAACCAGGGTAACAAGCCTGGATTGAAGGATATTGTAAAGAAACCAAATGTGAGTGTCCTCGAAGATCAGCCCCGGAAATCTTTGGAAGTTTTCCAGGCAATGCTGGAACTTTCATCGGCTTTACGACCAGATCATAATTCTATGCTGAATCGAGGACAATTCAAGATTCCGGGAAGCCCGATTGCTCGTGTTACGAACATGGATGACGATGTTGGAAGCGACGCGAGCTCGGACTTGTTCGAGATCGAAAGCTTGTCGACCCCAACTTCATATCCAATGTACCGTCGGAGGGATTCCCTGGAAGAATCTGCTCCTCCTACTTTCAGTGCAAAAAGATTTTCTTCTGGACATGGGATTACTATTAACAACAGTAGTGTCCAGTTTGATACGAGGAGCTTCGATGAGCCGCCTACGCCTAGCGTGGCGGCGACTGAGTGCTACGCTCCGAGTGAAGTGAGCATTGATTGGAGTGTCACCACGGCCGAGGGCTTCGACAAGGCGAGCGTCACCAATTTCTCAGTGTCCGCTTCGGAAATTGGGAATGTTGATTTCTTGCGAGAGACGATGCAGCAGCATCAGCTGGAGGAGGGAGTTTGCGGCGACGCCGGGAAGAGGAAGGGAAACGGGGGGCTGTTGCTGATGGGATGCAGACAGGAGAAGGCGGTGAGCGTGGGCCCGCAGCCGGTGAAATGTGTGGCGGAGGGTCCACCGATTTTCCCACTGCACGTGGGCGGTAGGCCACCGCGGGCTCACAAGACGACGGGGGTGGCGGGTGGTGGCTCTAACGCGGCGCGGCTGTCGCTTGCTTTTGCAGCATGA